The Clostridium sporogenes genome contains a region encoding:
- the lonC gene encoding Lon family ATP-dependent protease has product MNSHKLDELQEDIINEIEQDISNDMSIELQTEVLFEIVKKIIKDSNIRARIVKYKLEKYINSNNPYEKLYALNKIISDGKGIQTVPTDKNVIEVLTETNRLIVEVLAKRYVENNIEKEVEQVLMEKQDKYIEEVKLNILKKQKGPENAKTLKKYAHIEVLESKKLTNNIQHLLRPASFSEIIGQERPIKSLLSKVASPYPQHIILYGPPGVGKTSAARLALEEVKKLKYTPFYEESKFVEVDGTTLRWDPREITNPLLGSVHDPIYQGSKRDLAETGIPEPKLGLVTEAHGGVLFIDEIGELDDMLQNKLLKVLEDKRVEFSSSYYDPDDENTPKYIKHLFENGAPADFVLIGATTREPSEINPALRSRCAEVFFEPLSSKDIEKIVINAADKLNIILEDGVAETISRYTIEGRKAVNILSDVYGYSLYKNKEYKEGTKLNITMNDLEQVISISRLIPYDRIENKENLEVGHVYGLGVSGYIGSTIEIEATVFNAKDKGKGFVRFNDTAGSMAKDSVFNAASVIRKITKEDIKDYDVHVNAIGGGKIDGPSAGAAITICIISALLNKPIKQDIAITGEISLKGKVKPVGGIFEKIYGARRKGIKKVIIPKDNVKDAPSDIKDIEIICIDTIEELINIVF; this is encoded by the coding sequence GTGAATTCTCATAAGTTAGATGAATTACAAGAGGATATAATAAATGAAATAGAACAGGATATCTCAAATGACATGTCTATTGAGTTACAGACAGAGGTTTTATTTGAAATAGTAAAAAAAATAATAAAAGATTCTAACATAAGAGCTAGAATTGTAAAGTATAAGTTAGAAAAATATATAAATAGTAATAACCCATATGAAAAGCTATATGCATTAAATAAAATAATAAGTGATGGCAAAGGAATACAAACAGTGCCTACAGATAAGAATGTTATAGAAGTGTTAACAGAAACAAATAGATTAATTGTGGAAGTTTTAGCTAAAAGATATGTTGAAAATAATATAGAAAAAGAAGTAGAACAAGTTTTAATGGAAAAACAAGATAAATATATAGAGGAAGTCAAGCTTAATATTTTAAAGAAACAAAAGGGACCAGAAAATGCTAAAACCTTAAAAAAATATGCACATATAGAGGTTCTTGAGTCTAAAAAACTAACTAATAATATTCAACATTTATTAAGACCAGCTTCTTTTTCAGAAATTATAGGACAGGAAAGACCTATAAAGTCTCTTTTATCTAAAGTAGCATCACCATACCCACAACATATTATATTATATGGACCACCAGGAGTAGGGAAAACATCTGCAGCTAGATTGGCTTTAGAGGAAGTAAAAAAGTTAAAATATACACCTTTTTATGAAGAATCTAAATTTGTAGAGGTAGATGGAACTACTTTAAGATGGGATCCGAGGGAGATTACTAACCCTCTTTTGGGATCAGTACATGATCCTATATATCAAGGCTCTAAAAGAGATTTAGCGGAAACTGGTATACCAGAACCTAAGCTAGGATTAGTTACAGAAGCTCATGGTGGGGTACTATTTATAGATGAAATAGGTGAGCTAGATGATATGCTCCAAAATAAACTTTTGAAGGTTTTAGAAGATAAGAGAGTAGAATTTTCATCTTCTTATTATGATCCAGATGATGAAAATACCCCTAAGTATATAAAACACTTATTTGAAAATGGAGCACCAGCTGATTTTGTTCTTATAGGGGCTACTACTAGGGAACCTTCAGAAATAAATCCAGCACTAAGATCCAGATGTGCGGAAGTATTTTTTGAGCCATTATCATCTAAAGATATTGAAAAAATAGTAATAAATGCCGCAGATAAGTTAAATATAATATTAGAGGATGGAGTAGCTGAAACTATAAGTAGATATACCATAGAAGGAAGAAAAGCAGTTAATATATTGTCAGATGTTTATGGATATTCTTTATATAAAAATAAAGAATATAAAGAAGGAACAAAACTTAATATAACTATGAATGACTTAGAACAAGTTATATCTATAAGTAGATTAATTCCATACGATAGAATAGAAAATAAAGAAAATTTAGAAGTAGGACATGTATATGGATTAGGTGTAAGTGGATATATAGGTTCTACTATAGAAATAGAAGCCACTGTATTTAATGCTAAAGACAAAGGCAAAGGTTTTGTTAGATTTAATGATACAGCAGGAAGTATGGCAAAGGATTCAGTATTTAATGCGGCTTCTGTCATAAGAAAAATAACAAAAGAAGATATAAAGGATTATGATGTACATGTTAATGCTATAGGTGGTGGAAAAATAGATGGACCATCTGCAGGAGCAGCTATAACAATATGTATTATTAGTGCTTTATTAAATAAGCCCATAAAACAGGATATAGCCATAACAGGAGAAATATCTCTTAAAGGGAAGGTAAAACCTGTTGGAGGCATATTTGAAAAAATATATGGTGCAAGAAGAAAAGGTATAAAAAAGGTAATAATACCTAAGGACAATGTGAAAGATGCTCCTTCAGATATAAAAGATATAGAGATAATATGTATAGATACTATAGAAGAGCTTATAAATATAGTATTTTAG
- the rplI gene encoding 50S ribosomal protein L9, with protein sequence MKVILLKDVKSLGKKGDLVNASDGYARNYLIPKKLAEQATENNVHILNNKKEAERRQKLKELEEAQKLAKSLMGKEIKFKVKIGENGRLFGSITSKDISEKLKEQYNMDIDKKKIVAETIRQTGVYEAEIKIYPEVSTKVKVSVLEE encoded by the coding sequence ATGAAAGTTATATTATTAAAAGACGTTAAATCATTAGGTAAAAAGGGGGATCTAGTTAATGCATCTGATGGATATGCAAGAAATTATCTAATTCCAAAGAAATTAGCTGAGCAAGCAACAGAAAATAATGTACACATTTTAAACAATAAAAAAGAAGCAGAAAGAAGACAAAAATTAAAGGAACTAGAAGAGGCACAAAAATTAGCAAAATCATTAATGGGAAAAGAAATTAAATTTAAAGTTAAAATTGGTGAAAATGGAAGACTATTTGGTTCTATAACATCAAAAGATATTTCAGAGAAGTTAAAAGAACAATATAATATGGATATAGATAAAAAGAAGATAGTAGCAGAAACTATAAGACAAACAGGAGTTTATGAGGCAGAAATAAAAATTTATCCAGAAGTTTCAACTAAAGTTAAAGTTTCTGTTTTAGAAGAATAG
- a CDS encoding DHH family phosphoesterase: MNNNRYDNFITNNKVYMFIIAILIIVIFSYKHIQVGIVLTLIYFLLLFYNFKHTGIKKKELKKFIEDFSIKMDNAFKSSLMNLPFPMMVLSNKGEVLWYNQNFSLLVKKDGILGDNINHILKNFNFKYALEGKKNSFKNINFNDNYYNIYTNTFFDEEMGEKILLLYFYDVTDMFNILINMEKNKEGIMLLEVDNLDEVLKSIDVDKKPLIIAEIERHINSFSKSMKAMIKKYEQNKYILSVQNSHIEKQMEKKFDILDIIRDIDTGNKMSPTLSIGVGKGAETPLENYNYALAAKELALGRGGDQSVVKNKDKLSFYGGKTKEVEKRTKVRARVIGHALVNLINESSNIIIMGHINADIDCLGAAIGLHSVINQLDKKSYIILENYNKSSEFLLDKIKEEKGYENTFINSKEALDIMNEESLLIIVDSHSRGYVQNISLVDKFNKIVIIDHHRRATDYIERSILSYIEPYASSTSELVTEMIEYMVEKPNISPIIAEALLAGIYVDTKNFYFKTGVRTFEAASFLKKFGADTIDVKKFFSSDLDTYIKKLEIIKSAHVKNDIAIAVCPENIEDNVLAAQAADELLNISGIQASFVFVTIDNEIYISGRSLGDINVQLILEMLGGGGHMTMAGAKLEKINLKEAVEKLELAIDKYLREGEK, from the coding sequence ATGAACAATAATAGGTACGATAATTTTATTACAAATAATAAAGTATATATGTTTATTATAGCTATATTAATAATTGTTATATTTTCATACAAGCATATACAAGTAGGGATAGTATTAACACTTATATATTTTTTATTATTGTTTTATAATTTTAAGCATACCGGAATCAAAAAGAAAGAGTTAAAAAAGTTCATAGAGGATTTTTCTATAAAAATGGATAATGCATTTAAAAGTTCCCTAATGAATTTACCCTTCCCTATGATGGTTTTATCTAATAAGGGAGAGGTTTTATGGTATAATCAGAATTTCTCTCTATTGGTAAAAAAGGATGGAATATTAGGAGATAATATAAATCATATATTAAAAAATTTTAATTTTAAATATGCTCTAGAAGGGAAAAAGAATTCTTTCAAAAATATTAATTTTAACGATAATTATTATAATATATATACTAATACATTTTTTGATGAGGAAATGGGAGAAAAGATATTACTTCTTTATTTTTATGATGTTACAGATATGTTTAATATACTAATAAATATGGAAAAAAATAAAGAAGGAATAATGCTTTTAGAAGTAGATAACTTAGACGAAGTATTAAAAAGTATAGATGTAGATAAAAAACCATTGATAATAGCGGAAATAGAAAGGCATATAAATAGTTTTTCTAAAAGTATGAAAGCCATGATAAAAAAATATGAGCAAAATAAATATATACTATCTGTTCAAAATTCTCATATAGAAAAACAAATGGAGAAAAAATTTGATATACTAGATATAATAAGAGATATAGATACAGGAAATAAAATGAGTCCTACTTTAAGTATAGGAGTAGGAAAAGGAGCAGAAACTCCCTTAGAAAATTATAATTATGCTCTTGCAGCTAAAGAGTTAGCATTAGGCAGAGGGGGAGACCAGTCTGTAGTAAAAAATAAAGATAAACTTTCATTTTATGGTGGAAAAACTAAAGAGGTGGAAAAACGAACAAAAGTTAGGGCAAGAGTTATAGGTCATGCCTTAGTTAATTTAATAAATGAAAGCAGCAATATAATTATAATGGGACATATAAATGCGGACATAGATTGCCTAGGGGCAGCAATAGGTCTTCATAGTGTTATAAATCAATTAGATAAAAAGAGTTATATAATTCTTGAAAATTATAATAAAAGTAGTGAGTTTTTATTAGATAAGATAAAAGAAGAAAAGGGATATGAAAATACATTTATAAATAGTAAAGAAGCTTTAGATATTATGAATGAAGAGAGTTTGTTAATAATAGTAGATTCTCATAGTAGAGGCTATGTCCAAAATATTAGTTTAGTTGATAAATTTAATAAAATAGTTATAATAGATCATCATAGAAGAGCAACTGACTATATAGAAAGATCTATATTAAGTTATATAGAACCTTACGCTTCTTCTACATCAGAATTAGTAACGGAAATGATTGAATATATGGTGGAAAAACCTAATATTTCTCCAATTATAGCAGAAGCTCTTTTAGCAGGAATATATGTAGATACAAAAAATTTTTACTTTAAAACAGGTGTTAGAACCTTTGAAGCCGCATCTTTTTTAAAAAAATTTGGAGCAGATACTATTGATGTTAAGAAATTTTTCTCTAGTGATTTAGATACTTATATTAAAAAGTTAGAAATAATAAAGTCAGCCCATGTAAAAAATGATATTGCTATAGCAGTATGTCCAGAAAATATAGAAGATAATGTATTAGCTGCCCAGGCAGCGGACGAACTACTAAATATTTCAGGTATTCAAGCTTCCTTTGTATTTGTTACAATAGATAATGAAATATATATAAGTGGAAGATCCCTTGGAGATATTAACGTTCAATTAATACTTGAAATGCTAGGTGGTGGAGGACATATGACTATGGCTGGAGCTAAATTAGAGAAAATTAATTTAAAAGAGGCAGTAGAAAAATTAGAATTAGCCATAGATAAATATTTAAGGGAAGGTGAAAAATAA
- a CDS encoding YybS family protein, with translation MYNRQNKTNSLVEAGLIVSLMIILIMLNLYFPIFSIFITFLLPIPIAVLYLRQDYKITLWAILVTGVITAMINNPITAVIITISFGTIGFLLGYCIKKQKSIFMTIMILAAGFLLSNIMIILIQILFVNKTGIMNFINKNISMMKDTMESAKDFYSQAGVPKEQLQQMEQKLNLLQPDLILKMIPGTLIIISFVLAFLNYAITRTVLIKLGYKNVKPLPHISQIYVNVRIVTIVAIGLLIGVILKRKGIELGDYLFMTSSNLLFTMLLIDGVSVFIYYMKNKFNISKGILIFILFITVLGSLNIIYIYLGLMDIMLDFRKLDPFRKYDNNKSGEL, from the coding sequence ATGTATAATAGACAAAACAAAACTAATTCTTTGGTTGAAGCAGGGCTTATAGTTTCGTTAATGATAATACTTATAATGCTTAATTTGTATTTCCCTATATTTAGTATTTTTATTACTTTTTTATTACCTATACCTATAGCAGTTTTATACTTAAGACAAGATTATAAGATTACTCTCTGGGCTATACTTGTAACAGGTGTAATAACAGCTATGATAAACAATCCTATTACAGCAGTAATAATTACTATTTCATTTGGCACAATAGGATTTTTATTAGGTTATTGTATAAAAAAACAAAAATCAATTTTTATGACTATTATGATATTAGCAGCTGGTTTTTTATTATCAAATATTATGATTATATTAATACAAATTTTATTTGTAAATAAAACTGGAATAATGAATTTTATAAATAAGAATATAAGTATGATGAAAGATACTATGGAATCAGCTAAGGATTTTTATTCTCAAGCTGGAGTCCCTAAAGAACAACTACAACAAATGGAACAAAAACTTAATTTACTACAACCGGATTTAATATTAAAAATGATACCTGGAACTTTAATAATAATTTCTTTCGTGTTAGCTTTTTTAAACTATGCAATAACAAGAACAGTACTTATAAAGTTAGGATATAAAAATGTAAAACCATTACCACATATATCTCAAATATATGTTAATGTAAGAATAGTAACTATAGTGGCAATAGGATTGCTTATAGGAGTTATATTAAAAAGAAAAGGAATAGAATTAGGAGATTATCTCTTTATGACTTCTAGCAATTTATTATTTACAATGCTTTTAATTGATGGAGTGTCTGTTTTCATATATTATATGAAAAATAAATTTAATATTTCCAAGGGAATTTTGATTTTTATTCTTTTTATCACTGTTTTGGGTTCTCTAAATATTATTTATATTTATTTAGGGCTAATGGATATAATGCTTGATTTTAGGAAATTAGATCCCTTTAGAAAATATGATAATAATAAAAGTGGGGAATTATAA
- a CDS encoding MazG-like family protein: MKKDDFNIMYSVKIIEDLKAELLCIIGDFYKLLTKGSNVAQEAILDCISGAIIVLYLLGEKLGYSFIAVDENVKKKLKVGIIEEDDIEKDGRNLSKLYNHLKEKE, encoded by the coding sequence ATGAAAAAAGATGATTTTAATATAATGTATAGTGTAAAAATAATAGAAGATTTAAAAGCAGAACTTTTATGCATAATAGGAGATTTTTATAAACTTTTAACTAAAGGAAGTAATGTGGCACAGGAAGCTATACTAGATTGCATATCAGGTGCTATTATAGTTCTATATTTATTAGGAGAAAAATTAGGATATTCTTTTATAGCAGTTGATGAAAATGTGAAGAAAAAGTTAAAAGTGGGCATAATTGAAGAAGATGACATAGAAAAGGATGGAAGAAATTTAAGTAAACTATATAATCATCTTAAAGAAAAAGAGTAA
- the rpsR gene encoding 30S ribosomal protein S18: protein MAGREGGRRQRRAKRKVCTFCMEKSEAIDYKDINKLRKFVTERGKILPRRISGNCAKHQRELTRAIKRARNIALLPFTTE, encoded by the coding sequence ATGGCAGGAAGAGAAGGCGGAAGAAGACAAAGAAGAGCTAAGAGAAAAGTTTGTACTTTTTGTATGGAAAAATCTGAAGCAATAGATTACAAAGATATCAATAAGCTTAGAAAATTCGTTACAGAAAGAGGCAAAATTCTTCCAAGAAGAATTTCAGGAAACTGTGCTAAACATCAAAGAGAATTAACTAGAGCTATAAAAAGAGCAAGAAATATTGCTTTATTACCATTTACTACAGAGTAA
- a CDS encoding single-stranded DNA-binding protein: protein MNKVVLIGRLTKDPELRFTPGNGTAVATFTLAVDRRFSKDGQREADFIPIVVWGKQAESTANYMSKGKLMGVSGRIQTRSYEAKDGTRRYVTEVIAEEVKFLEWGNKPTTDSTYNNGSEPSYQSGQGFGNGNSFDDDIIPVDDGDIPF from the coding sequence TTGAATAAAGTTGTTTTAATAGGTAGATTAACCAAAGATCCTGAGTTAAGATTTACTCCAGGAAATGGGACAGCAGTTGCCACCTTTACTTTGGCTGTAGATAGAAGGTTTTCAAAAGATGGCCAGAGAGAAGCAGATTTCATCCCTATAGTAGTATGGGGAAAACAAGCAGAATCTACAGCTAATTATATGAGTAAAGGAAAACTTATGGGTGTTAGTGGTAGAATTCAAACAAGAAGCTATGAAGCTAAAGATGGTACAAGAAGATATGTAACAGAAGTCATAGCTGAAGAAGTTAAATTTCTTGAGTGGGGCAATAAGCCTACAACGGATTCAACATATAATAATGGGTCAGAACCAAGTTACCAATCAGGCCAAGGCTTTGGAAATGGAAACAGTTTTGACGACGATATAATTCCAGTGGATGATGGAGACATCCCATTTTAA
- the rpsF gene encoding 30S ribosomal protein S6, with translation MRKYETVFILNPALDEEGYKANVEKFKGVIENAGGTVDNVDLWGKRKLAYEVKKVSEGYYTLMNFTADTELPKELDRVFRITDSVIRHMIITQE, from the coding sequence ATGAGAAAGTACGAAACTGTATTTATACTAAACCCAGCATTAGATGAAGAAGGTTACAAAGCCAATGTTGAAAAGTTTAAAGGTGTAATCGAAAATGCAGGTGGAACAGTAGACAATGTTGACCTATGGGGTAAAAGAAAATTAGCTTACGAAGTTAAAAAAGTTAGCGAAGGTTACTATACTTTAATGAACTTCACAGCTGATACAGAATTACCAAAAGAGTTAGATAGAGTGTTCAGAATAACAGATTCTGTTATAAGACACATGATAATAACTCAAGAATAA
- a CDS encoding double-cubane-cluster-containing anaerobic reductase: MNNLPAKFDEFSEARRNGFITVKNLKDEGKKVVGVFCTYTPWEIISASGATVVALCGKNDEAIPEAEKVLPRNLCPLIKASYGFAITEKCPYTYFSDLIVGETTCDGKKKMYEYLNDIRPVHVMQLPQISTGEDAYNLWRNEIVRLKERLEKEFNVEITEENIREMIKLKNKERQALREFYELGKMCPPPVTGLEIMKVLNGASFKWDKEEEIKSLKSMIKDAKVKYEKGERKVSKEVKRILVTGCPMGEGTEKIIRLIEENGGNVVVFENCSGVKEIEKLVDEEKNPIDAITEKYLAIGCSCMSPNTNRLNLLSELIDDYKVDGVVDVILQACHTYSVETQSVKEFVNNEKDVPYMSIETDYSQTDIGQLKTRIAAFIEML; encoded by the coding sequence ATGAATAATTTACCAGCAAAATTTGATGAGTTTAGTGAAGCAAGAAGAAATGGATTTATAACTGTAAAAAATCTAAAGGATGAAGGGAAAAAAGTTGTAGGTGTATTTTGTACATATACTCCATGGGAGATAATATCTGCATCAGGGGCAACTGTAGTAGCTTTATGTGGTAAAAATGATGAAGCTATACCAGAGGCTGAAAAGGTATTGCCAAGGAATTTATGTCCTCTTATAAAGGCTTCATATGGATTTGCTATAACTGAAAAGTGTCCATATACTTATTTTTCAGATTTAATAGTTGGAGAAACTACTTGTGATGGAAAGAAAAAAATGTATGAGTATTTAAATGATATAAGACCAGTCCATGTTATGCAATTGCCTCAAATAAGCACAGGAGAAGATGCTTATAATCTATGGAGAAATGAAATAGTAAGATTAAAAGAAAGATTAGAAAAAGAGTTTAATGTAGAAATAACTGAAGAGAACATAAGAGAAATGATAAAATTGAAAAATAAAGAAAGACAAGCCCTTAGAGAATTCTATGAATTAGGGAAAATGTGTCCACCACCAGTAACAGGACTTGAAATAATGAAGGTTTTAAATGGAGCTAGTTTTAAATGGGATAAAGAAGAAGAAATAAAATCTTTAAAATCCATGATAAAAGATGCAAAAGTTAAATATGAAAAAGGCGAAAGAAAAGTATCTAAAGAGGTAAAAAGAATATTAGTAACAGGATGTCCTATGGGAGAGGGAACAGAGAAAATAATAAGGTTAATTGAAGAAAATGGTGGAAATGTTGTAGTATTTGAAAACTGTAGTGGTGTTAAAGAAATAGAGAAATTGGTAGATGAAGAAAAAAATCCTATAGATGCAATAACAGAAAAGTATTTAGCTATAGGGTGTTCATGTATGAGTCCTAATACTAATAGATTAAATTTATTATCAGAATTAATAGATGATTATAAGGTTGACGGAGTTGTAGATGTAATATTACAGGCCTGTCATACCTACAGTGTGGAAACTCAATCTGTAAAAGAATTTGTAAATAATGAAAAAGATGTACCATATATGAGTATAGAAACAGATTATTCTCAAACTGATATAGGCCAATTAAAAACAAGAATAGCAGCATTTATAGAAATGTTATAA
- a CDS encoding double-cubane-cluster-containing anaerobic reductase, translating to MNQLPKNIDKFGEARRKGFIKIKELKDSGYKIAGEFCAYTPWEIIAASGAIPVGLCGTSEEPIEDAEKHLPRNLCPLIKSSYGFALTEKCPYMYFSDVVIGETTCDGKKKMYELLSKMKRVHIMQLPQTQNTEDAFKLWRNEVIKLKKFLEKEFNVEITEEKIREMIKIKNKERQSLRNFYELGRLNPPPLTGMEILKVLRGAGFTWDKEDQVRSIDNIVEEVKKQYEMGKTNVIKDSKRILVTGCPLGEATDKIINTIEENGGVVVAYENCGGAKNLNYLVDESKEPIDALTEKYLNIACSCMSPNKKRIDLISEIINDYKIDGVVDVILQACHTYNIETTTIKEFVTKEKNIPYISIETDYSQKDIGQLKTRLAAFIEIL from the coding sequence ATGAATCAGTTGCCTAAAAATATAGATAAATTTGGTGAAGCGAGGAGAAAAGGGTTTATAAAAATAAAAGAATTAAAGGATAGTGGATATAAAATCGCAGGTGAATTTTGTGCATATACTCCTTGGGAAATAATAGCGGCATCAGGCGCTATACCTGTAGGTCTTTGTGGAACTAGTGAAGAACCTATAGAAGATGCAGAAAAACATTTACCAAGAAATTTATGCCCACTTATAAAGTCTTCTTATGGTTTTGCATTAACTGAAAAATGTCCTTATATGTATTTTTCTGATGTGGTTATAGGGGAAACTACTTGTGATGGAAAGAAAAAAATGTATGAGTTATTAAGTAAAATGAAGAGAGTACATATAATGCAGTTACCACAAACACAAAATACAGAAGATGCATTTAAACTATGGAGAAATGAAGTTATAAAATTAAAAAAATTTTTAGAAAAAGAATTTAATGTAGAAATAACTGAAGAAAAAATAAGAGAAATGATAAAAATCAAAAATAAAGAAAGACAATCTCTAAGAAATTTTTATGAATTAGGAAGGTTAAATCCTCCACCTTTAACAGGTATGGAAATTTTAAAAGTATTAAGAGGAGCAGGATTTACGTGGGATAAAGAAGATCAAGTAAGAAGTATAGATAATATCGTAGAGGAAGTAAAAAAGCAATATGAAATGGGAAAAACTAATGTTATTAAAGATTCAAAAAGGATATTAGTAACAGGATGCCCATTGGGAGAAGCTACAGATAAAATAATAAATACTATAGAAGAAAATGGAGGCGTAGTGGTAGCCTATGAAAATTGTGGTGGAGCTAAAAATTTAAATTATTTAGTGGACGAAAGTAAAGAACCTATAGATGCTTTAACTGAAAAATATTTAAATATAGCTTGTTCTTGTATGAGTCCTAATAAGAAAAGAATAGATTTAATATCAGAAATTATAAATGATTATAAGATAGATGGAGTAGTAGATGTTATATTACAAGCATGCCATACTTATAATATAGAAACTACTACAATAAAAGAATTTGTTACTAAAGAAAAAAACATACCTTATATTAGTATAGAAACAGATTACTCACAAAAAGATATAGGACAGTTAAAAACTAGATTAGCTGCTTTTATAGAAATATTATAA
- a CDS encoding DUF951 domain-containing protein: MTKTFDLGDIVEMKKSHPCGSNRWEIIRMGADIKIKCLGCSRIIMIPRSTFEKRLKNVLEHKQKD, encoded by the coding sequence ATGACTAAGACCTTTGATTTAGGAGACATAGTGGAAATGAAGAAATCTCATCCTTGCGGTAGTAATAGGTGGGAAATAATAAGAATGGGTGCAGATATAAAAATAAAATGTTTAGGCTGTAGTAGAATAATAATGATACCAAGAAGCACCTTCGAAAAAAGATTAAAAAATGTATTAGAACATAAACAAAAAGATTAA
- a CDS encoding mechanosensitive ion channel family protein, with protein MKSSFNFDFDLSKGGIKIGNLPIEADSIYNFISVVIKIAIICAIMYLSIKIGNKIINRFVKKQKTLKFSLDDKKATTVGTILNSILRYTVYFVGIFAIIEILFGRIGSIFAGLGGAAIGLGAKDLIKDVISGFFILFEDQFSVGDYITVEDKSGIVDTIELRVTKLKDFNGDLHIIPNGLINKVTNHAKNNIRFKIEINVAYEVDIEEAINTINKVCLEYAKERKDIVVEQPAVYGITSLGNNGISIVVYGRTTPMNQWTAEIELRKRILIELKNENIEIPYNKFQIIK; from the coding sequence ATGAAATCATCATTTAACTTTGATTTTGATTTATCAAAAGGCGGAATAAAAATAGGAAACTTACCGATAGAGGCAGATTCCATATATAATTTTATATCAGTAGTTATTAAAATAGCAATTATATGTGCAATAATGTACTTATCTATAAAAATAGGTAATAAAATAATAAATAGATTTGTTAAAAAGCAAAAAACTTTAAAATTTTCATTAGATGATAAAAAAGCTACCACTGTAGGAACTATATTAAATAGTATATTAAGATATACAGTTTATTTTGTAGGTATCTTCGCTATAATAGAAATTTTATTTGGAAGGATAGGTTCCATATTTGCAGGACTTGGTGGTGCAGCTATAGGTTTAGGAGCAAAAGATCTTATAAAGGATGTAATAAGTGGATTTTTTATATTATTTGAAGATCAATTTTCAGTAGGCGATTATATAACTGTAGAAGATAAATCTGGTATAGTTGATACCATAGAACTTAGAGTAACTAAATTAAAAGATTTTAATGGAGATCTTCATATAATACCTAATGGTTTAATAAATAAAGTAACTAATCATGCTAAAAATAATATAAGATTTAAGATAGAAATTAATGTAGCTTATGAAGTAGATATAGAAGAAGCAATAAATACAATTAATAAAGTATGTTTAGAGTATGCAAAAGAAAGAAAAGACATAGTAGTAGAACAACCAGCAGTATATGGAATAACTTCATTGGGCAACAATGGAATAAGTATAGTTGTATATGGAAGAACAACTCCAATGAATCAATGGACTGCAGAAATTGAATTGAGAAAAAGAATATTAATAGAATTAAAAAACGAAAATATAGAAATACCTTATAATAAATTTCAAATTATAAAATAG
- a CDS encoding DUF3343 domain-containing protein yields the protein MKNYVITFENTHTAMDGESVLKEKGIKLIIIPTPTYITKSCGISIRIDEQDYENVKKVIESKEINIKNVYLKEGKDYQLVM from the coding sequence ATGAAAAATTATGTAATAACATTTGAAAATACTCACACAGCAATGGATGGGGAAAGTGTTTTAAAAGAAAAAGGAATAAAACTTATTATAATTCCTACACCAACATATATAACTAAAAGTTGTGGTATAAGCATAAGAATCGATGAGCAAGATTATGAAAATGTAAAAAAAGTAATAGAAAGCAAAGAAATAAATATTAAAAATGTATATTTAAAGGAGGGTAAAGACTACCAGTTAGTCATGTAA